The Deinococcus sonorensis KR-87 genome includes a window with the following:
- a CDS encoding biotin transporter BioY, producing MTQSPVSTRFPTLARAAFPQSRLLTNVLLVLGGALLVALLAQVEVPLYPVPITLQTLGVLLVGAALGARRGALSLASYLALGAVGLPVFAGSSAGLAKLAGPTGGYLLSYVLAAGLVGWLVQRYGLDRRVGGTALAMLAASVVIYSLGLPWLSVVTGLKGTSLLHAGLIPFLIGDALKLGLAALLLPGVWRLLRR from the coding sequence ATGACCCAGTCTCCCGTGTCCACCCGCTTTCCGACCCTCGCCCGCGCCGCCTTTCCACAGTCGCGCCTGCTGACCAACGTGCTGCTGGTGCTGGGCGGCGCCCTGCTGGTGGCGCTGCTGGCGCAGGTGGAGGTGCCGCTGTACCCGGTGCCCATCACCCTGCAGACGCTGGGCGTGCTGCTGGTGGGCGCGGCCCTGGGTGCCCGGCGCGGCGCGCTGAGCTTGGCCAGCTACCTCGCGCTGGGCGCGGTGGGCCTGCCGGTGTTCGCGGGCAGCTCCGCCGGGCTGGCCAAGCTGGCCGGCCCCACCGGCGGCTACCTGCTCAGCTACGTGCTGGCGGCCGGGCTGGTCGGCTGGCTGGTGCAGCGCTACGGTCTGGACCGCCGGGTGGGCGGCACGGCCCTGGCGATGCTGGCCGCCAGCGTGGTGATCTACAGCCTGGGCCTGCCGTGGCTGAGCGTGGTCACTGGCCTGAAGGGGACCAGCCTGTTACATGCCGGCCTGATCCCTTTCCTGATCGGCGACGCCCTGAAGCTGGGGCTGGCGGCGCTGCTGCTGCCGGGCGTCTGGCGCCTGCTGCGCCGCTGA